One Scomber scombrus chromosome 1, fScoSco1.1, whole genome shotgun sequence DNA segment encodes these proteins:
- the arl6 gene encoding ADP-ribosylation factor-like protein 6 — MGLFDKLAGWLGLKKEVNVLCLGLDNSGKTTIINQLKPSNAQAQDIVPTIGFSIEKFKTSSLSFTVFDMSGQGRYRNLWEHYYKEGQAIIFVIDSADKLRMVVAKEELDTLLNHPDIKHRRVPILFFANKMDVRDALSSVKVSQLLCLENIKDKPWHICATDALKGEGLQEGVDWLQDQIKTMRT, encoded by the exons ATGGGGCTGTTTGACAAGTTGGCAGGATGGCTGGGATTGAAGAAGGAGGTGAACGTGCTGTGTCTTGGTCTGGACAACAGTGGAAAAACCACCATCATCAACCAGCTCAAGCCCTCAAAT GCTCAGGCACAAGACATCGTCCCAACCATTGGCTTCAGCATAGAAAAGTTCAAGACATCCAG TCTTTCCTTCACAGTGTTTGACATGTCTGGTCAAGGCAGATACAGAAACCTCTGGGAACATTACTACAA GGAGGGTCAGGCCATCATATTTGTCATTGATAGTGCAGATAAGCTGAGGATGGTTGTGGCCAAAGAAGAGCTGGACACATTACTAAATCATCCTG ATATTAAGCACAGGCGGGTCCCCATCCTGTTCTTCGCTAACAAGATGGATGTCAGGGATGCTCTGTCTTCAGTTAAGGTCTCACAGCTGCTCTGCCTGGAGAACATCAAAGATAAACCCTGGCACATCTG tgcTACTGATGCTTTGAAAGGAGAAGGCTTACAGGAGGGAGTCGACTGGTTACAAG atcaaatcaaaacaatgagaACATGA